The following proteins are co-located in the SAR86 cluster bacterium genome:
- a CDS encoding FAD-dependent monooxygenase yields MLQNVAIIGAGISGLTVGYALRQAGIETNIYERSESVSEFGAGITLSRNATSLLEKLGILDDLKNQSYTPQKLYVRGYKTAKKITSTNFSGLICSDRRDVVTVLSDKYLELGGNLHFSHDVKDVDIEGGRIFFSDDSMIKADLILVCDGIRSILREKYFDNSKPKFTNFVAWRGMLDLQKVPEFEGNHQVNLYYGPKSHVVHYPIGHEGKMNFVAIQASSEWKEESWREEGDHEYFLKVFKDWNRNLIKIFAASEKVYRWGVFDREQPTLLYKGKVVLLGDAAHPMVPFLGQGGCISIEDSYTLAYLIRELNGDIGKVLKYYQDLRLRRGHWIQKRSNFQGKFNHVVNPLGVAIRNFFTRIFANSNLENIHSYDAHKQSEVKIKLGVK; encoded by the coding sequence ATGTTACAGAATGTTGCAATTATAGGTGCTGGTATATCAGGATTAACTGTTGGTTACGCTTTAAGGCAGGCTGGAATAGAAACCAATATCTATGAGCGATCAGAAAGTGTTAGTGAATTTGGGGCAGGAATTACTCTTTCAAGGAACGCAACGTCTCTTCTAGAAAAACTCGGTATTTTAGATGATCTTAAGAATCAAAGTTATACACCTCAGAAGTTATATGTAAGGGGTTATAAGACTGCAAAAAAAATTACTAGTACAAACTTTTCAGGTCTAATCTGTTCAGATAGACGTGATGTAGTAACAGTTCTATCTGATAAATATCTTGAACTTGGCGGTAATCTTCATTTTTCCCATGATGTAAAAGATGTAGATATAGAAGGAGGTAGGATTTTCTTTTCTGATGATTCTATGATTAAAGCAGATCTAATATTAGTTTGCGATGGTATTCGGTCTATCCTGAGAGAAAAATATTTCGATAATTCAAAACCTAAGTTTACAAACTTTGTAGCTTGGAGAGGAATGCTAGATCTTCAAAAAGTACCTGAGTTTGAAGGCAATCATCAAGTTAATTTGTACTATGGACCTAAAAGTCATGTCGTTCATTATCCTATTGGACATGAAGGAAAGATGAACTTTGTGGCCATTCAAGCTAGCTCAGAATGGAAAGAGGAATCTTGGAGAGAAGAGGGTGATCACGAATATTTTCTTAAAGTCTTTAAGGATTGGAATAGAAATCTTATAAAAATTTTTGCTGCTTCAGAAAAAGTATATAGATGGGGAGTCTTCGATAGAGAGCAACCCACTCTCCTTTATAAAGGGAAAGTAGTTCTTTTAGGGGATGCCGCGCACCCTATGGTACCTTTTTTAGGTCAAGGAGGTTGTATTTCAATTGAGGATTCTTACACTTTAGCTTATTTAATTAGAGAACTTAATGGCGACATAGGGAAAGTATTAAAATATTATCAGGATCTTAGGCTCAGAAGAGGACATTGGATTCAAAAAAGGTCAAATTTTCAAGGTAAGTTTAATCACGTAGTTAATCCTTTGGGGGTGGCAATTAGAAATTTCTTTACCAGAATATTTGCGAATTCAAATTTAGAAAATATTCATTCCTATGATGCCCATAAACAGTCAGAAGTTAAAATTAAACTAGGAGTGAAATAA
- a CDS encoding carboxylesterase family protein, with amino-acid sequence MKTINLILILGFLTLIGCSQGTIKDSIRDLKQGTLIGMDGENDTYVWKGIPFAEPPVGELRWKAPKRPATWKGVLEATEFSSACFQPVSIIEGNTEPGKKWEGSEDCLYLNVWSPKLSLEEISKNDGQLPVMMWIHGGGNTIGATDIYDPSLLVSEHNLIVVTVQYRMGPLGWFRHPSLSKLESSLEDKSGNYGTLDNLMALRWIQENISSFGGDLNNVTVFGESAGGHNTAAIFASPLAAGLFHKAIIESGIVSHSSISESESYMPKNKIAGTIGSKQVLNEILLNSLEINSQEEATNLQESMSDEDISKLLRGTSPSELLEASKKAEPFRKGMTRVFPDGHVIPLGGINDAFVNKYTNKVPIIFGTNKDENKFFNSLNPRFVKWEEASGLYSAFGSLPKQIIDPDYYDAVSFYGSAFWKQRAADTPASQLVNSGHNDTYVYRFDWDELPEFNGMNYAKLFGSAHAMEIIFVMGGALDSLLVKQFIVGKEAYPAAKKLSNQMMSYWAEFAYTGSPGKGRSNDLPIWSSWNNDQKYIILDSENDQGIIMSNQEYTQDFILSELIRDERLSMKDKCETLFGTSYRNGDGVSKNSFQSFAGGLCINQDYSDLIKEFDSEEERFIGEDS; translated from the coding sequence ATGAAAACAATAAATTTAATATTAATACTGGGTTTTCTAACTCTAATTGGATGCAGTCAAGGGACTATAAAAGATTCTATACGAGATTTGAAGCAAGGCACACTAATAGGAATGGATGGAGAAAATGATACGTATGTATGGAAAGGTATCCCCTTTGCGGAGCCTCCAGTTGGCGAGTTAAGATGGAAGGCACCTAAACGTCCTGCAACTTGGAAAGGTGTTTTAGAAGCTACTGAATTTTCTTCGGCATGTTTTCAACCTGTTTCAATAATTGAGGGAAACACTGAACCAGGAAAAAAGTGGGAAGGTTCCGAAGATTGCCTGTATTTAAATGTCTGGAGTCCTAAACTTTCTCTAGAAGAAATTTCTAAAAATGATGGCCAACTGCCCGTAATGATGTGGATTCATGGAGGTGGAAATACTATAGGCGCAACTGATATTTATGATCCAAGCTTATTAGTTTCAGAACATAATCTCATAGTAGTTACTGTTCAATATCGTATGGGTCCTTTAGGTTGGTTTAGGCATCCTTCGCTTTCTAAGCTTGAATCGAGTCTAGAAGATAAGTCAGGTAATTATGGAACTTTAGACAATTTGATGGCCTTAAGATGGATTCAAGAAAATATATCTTCTTTTGGCGGCGATCTTAATAATGTAACGGTCTTTGGAGAATCTGCTGGAGGTCATAATACTGCAGCTATATTTGCTTCTCCTTTGGCAGCTGGTCTTTTCCATAAGGCAATTATAGAAAGTGGTATTGTTTCGCATTCATCTATATCTGAATCTGAAAGTTATATGCCAAAGAATAAAATAGCTGGCACAATTGGTTCTAAACAGGTCCTTAATGAGATTTTATTGAATTCTTTGGAAATAAATTCACAAGAAGAAGCTACTAATCTTCAGGAAAGCATGTCTGACGAAGATATATCCAAACTCTTAAGGGGAACAAGTCCTTCTGAATTGTTGGAAGCATCGAAAAAAGCAGAACCTTTTAGAAAAGGAATGACAAGAGTTTTTCCCGATGGCCATGTAATACCTTTAGGTGGAATTAATGATGCTTTTGTTAATAAATATACCAATAAAGTTCCTATAATTTTTGGTACAAATAAAGATGAAAATAAGTTTTTTAACTCATTAAATCCAAGATTTGTTAAATGGGAGGAAGCATCTGGATTATATTCAGCTTTTGGCAGTCTACCAAAACAAATCATAGATCCAGATTATTATGATGCAGTTAGTTTCTATGGATCAGCTTTTTGGAAGCAAAGGGCAGCAGATACTCCAGCAAGTCAATTGGTTAATTCAGGCCATAATGATACGTATGTTTATCGTTTTGATTGGGATGAGTTACCAGAGTTTAATGGCATGAATTATGCAAAACTATTTGGCTCTGCCCATGCTATGGAGATTATATTTGTTATGGGAGGGGCTCTTGATTCTCTTCTTGTGAAGCAGTTTATAGTAGGTAAAGAAGCCTACCCCGCAGCAAAGAAATTATCAAATCAGATGATGTCATATTGGGCTGAATTTGCATATACAGGTAGTCCAGGTAAAGGTAGATCTAATGATTTACCTATTTGGTCTTCATGGAATAACGACCAAAAATATATTATTTTGGATTCTGAGAATGATCAAGGAATAATAATGTCAAATCAAGAATATACACAAGATTTTATCTTATCTGAGTTAATAAGAGATGAGAGACTATCTATGAAAGATAAATGTGAGACACTATTTGGTACTTCATATAGAAATGGAGATGGTGTTTCAAAAAACTCATTTCAATCCTTTGCAGGAGGTCTTTGTATTAATCAGGATTATTCAGACCTAATTAAAGAATTTGATAGTGAAGAAGAACGATTTATTGGAGAAGATTCTTAA
- a CDS encoding 2-hydroxychromene-2-carboxylate isomerase: protein MGIKVDFYFDFASPNAYLSHKVIPSIEKRTGASFNYIPILLGGVFKLTNNKPPMEAFMGILNKNEYQLIEMNRFIERYELDKFKMNPYFPIITLQIMRGAIAADNEGYLSQYIEEIIKHMWEEQKKMDDPEVISSAFKESGFDAELLMHQIQEPEIKSKLISNTDAAVKRGVFGIPTFFIEEEMYFGKDTLWQVEEALKK from the coding sequence ATGGGTATTAAGGTTGATTTTTATTTTGATTTCGCAAGCCCAAATGCTTATTTAAGTCACAAGGTAATCCCTAGTATAGAAAAAAGAACAGGAGCTTCTTTCAATTATATTCCTATTTTATTAGGCGGAGTCTTTAAACTCACAAATAATAAACCCCCCATGGAAGCATTTATGGGCATACTAAATAAAAATGAATATCAATTAATAGAGATGAATAGGTTTATTGAAAGATATGAATTAGATAAATTCAAGATGAATCCTTATTTTCCAATTATTACTCTACAAATTATGAGGGGAGCCATAGCTGCAGATAATGAAGGGTATTTATCCCAATATATAGAAGAAATAATAAAACATATGTGGGAAGAGCAAAAAAAAATGGACGATCCTGAAGTTATATCATCTGCTTTTAAAGAATCTGGCTTTGATGCAGAACTACTTATGCATCAAATCCAAGAACCTGAGATCAAATCAAAACTAATATCAAATACCGACGCAGCAGTAAAACGAGGAGTCTTTGGTATTCCAACATTTTTTATTGAAGAAGAAATGTATTTTGGTAAAGATACTCTTTGGCAAGTCGAGGAAGCTCTAAAAAAATAA
- a CDS encoding carboxyl transferase domain-containing protein — protein MSWEKDLEELQKRAELAKEMGGIERIANHYAQGRLTVRERIERLLDKDSFHETGEITGKVTYDPEGEIEEFIPGNFIFGRGFVDGKEIVVAGDDFTVRGGAADARIGNKFLYSLKMAEYLKLPLVNLVDGSGGGGSVKSLESMGATYVPANPGFEKIIKLLSIVPVVGACMGSVAGLGSARVVASHFSIMVKGSSQMFVAGPPVVERAFGKKMEKEELGGSDIHTKTAGVVDNEAVSEEDALDQIRKYLSFMPLNVWEVPPKKESSDTVDRRAEDLISIIPKDRKSPYEVRNILEMVLDLDSFFEIGSGYGRSLVVGLGRLDGYSVGVLANDCGHDGGAVTAKAAEKMTRFVDMCDTFNIPIVNFVDNPGFLIGLQAEESGVIRQGVRALHSVFQAKIPWISIILRRVFGVAGAGHANTDGLNLRYAWPSGDWGSLPIEGGVMAAYKRDIQSSPDPAARQKEIEDSLNHVRSPYRTAEMFGIEEIIDPRDTRPLLCEWVKSAYKNLPHDLGIKERTIRP, from the coding sequence ATGAGTTGGGAAAAAGATTTAGAAGAGTTACAGAAAAGAGCAGAACTTGCCAAAGAGATGGGAGGTATAGAACGCATTGCTAATCATTATGCTCAGGGAAGATTAACAGTAAGAGAACGCATAGAGAGATTATTAGATAAGGACTCTTTTCATGAAACAGGTGAGATTACAGGTAAAGTCACTTATGACCCAGAGGGGGAGATTGAAGAATTTATTCCAGGAAACTTTATTTTCGGTAGAGGTTTTGTAGATGGAAAAGAGATAGTTGTGGCTGGCGATGATTTTACAGTCAGGGGTGGCGCAGCAGATGCAAGAATAGGTAATAAGTTTTTATATAGTTTAAAGATGGCTGAATACTTAAAGTTACCTTTAGTTAATTTGGTGGATGGTAGCGGAGGAGGAGGTAGTGTCAAAAGTCTAGAATCTATGGGAGCTACTTATGTTCCAGCAAATCCAGGATTTGAGAAAATCATAAAATTGTTAAGTATAGTGCCAGTAGTAGGTGCATGTATGGGCTCAGTTGCAGGCTTGGGTTCAGCTAGAGTAGTAGCTTCTCATTTTTCAATTATGGTAAAAGGATCGAGTCAGATGTTTGTTGCAGGACCTCCTGTAGTGGAGAGAGCTTTTGGTAAAAAAATGGAAAAAGAGGAACTTGGAGGTAGTGATATCCATACTAAAACCGCTGGAGTAGTAGATAATGAAGCAGTTTCTGAGGAAGATGCTTTAGATCAAATAAGAAAATATCTATCTTTTATGCCTTTAAATGTATGGGAAGTCCCTCCAAAAAAGGAATCTTCAGATACAGTCGATAGAAGAGCTGAAGATCTAATCTCAATAATTCCGAAAGACAGAAAATCTCCTTATGAAGTCCGCAATATTCTTGAAATGGTATTAGACCTAGATAGTTTTTTTGAAATAGGTTCAGGTTATGGTAGATCATTGGTAGTTGGCTTAGGCAGGCTAGATGGTTATTCTGTTGGCGTATTAGCAAATGATTGCGGACATGATGGAGGTGCAGTAACAGCAAAAGCTGCAGAGAAGATGACTCGCTTTGTAGATATGTGTGATACTTTTAATATTCCTATTGTAAATTTTGTAGATAATCCAGGTTTCCTAATAGGTTTACAAGCTGAAGAGTCAGGTGTAATAAGGCAAGGAGTTAGAGCATTACATTCAGTTTTTCAGGCTAAAATCCCTTGGATTTCTATTATTCTAAGAAGAGTTTTTGGAGTAGCAGGAGCTGGACATGCCAATACCGATGGTTTGAATTTAAGATATGCTTGGCCATCCGGTGATTGGGGATCTTTACCGATAGAGGGAGGAGTTATGGCAGCATATAAGAGAGATATCCAATCTAGCCCTGATCCTGCAGCGAGACAAAAAGAAATTGAAGATTCTTTAAATCATGTTCGCTCTCCTTACAGGACTGCCGAAATGTTTGGCATAGAAGAAATAATTGATCCTAGAGACACTAGGCCTTTATTATGTGAGTGGGTAAAATCAGCTTATAAGAATTTACCTCACGATTTGGGTATCAAAGAAAGAACTATTAGGCCATAA
- a CDS encoding DUF805 domain-containing protein: MKFGEAIDSVLVKNYFNFQGKASRAEYWWFVLFLFVSSVVVSFTEAVAVGISQGADFDPENFYPYFFTLYMIFLVLPSLSVTVRRFHDAGRGTMEAVVLYFVAQISSIFIPNPNGLFKAAESLESLVLIAFLTSGIYTLYITLKKSEEISEE, encoded by the coding sequence ATGAAATTTGGAGAAGCTATAGATAGTGTTCTGGTTAAAAATTATTTTAATTTTCAGGGTAAGGCTTCCAGAGCTGAGTATTGGTGGTTTGTATTATTTCTCTTTGTATCTTCAGTTGTTGTAAGTTTTACTGAAGCAGTTGCAGTAGGCATTTCCCAAGGCGCTGATTTTGATCCTGAAAATTTTTATCCTTATTTTTTTACTCTCTATATGATTTTTTTGGTTTTGCCTTCTTTGTCAGTAACAGTTAGAAGGTTCCATGATGCTGGCAGGGGAACGATGGAAGCAGTTGTATTGTATTTTGTTGCCCAAATATCCTCTATTTTTATTCCAAACCCTAATGGCTTATTTAAGGCTGCCGAATCTTTAGAATCTTTAGTTTTGATTGCTTTCCTAACTTCTGGAATTTACACTCTTTATATAACGTTAAAGAAATCAGAAGAGATTTCGGAGGAATAA